Proteins encoded within one genomic window of Acidovorax sp. 107:
- a CDS encoding LysR substrate-binding domain-containing protein — MSSLRRLSPPLHLLRAFSTVTRFGGVSRAAEALHLTQSAVSKQIKELETWVGVPLFERSRKRLALTPAGERYEKAVRGVLAQLEAATLELITSDDGGGALHLSSLPTFAAKWLIPRLPQFQQQHPQITLHFVPYVHSYDFTRPELDCAILFGDGHWPGAHAHHITGNEVALIAPRTKVADWPIHTPRDVARYILLRHVTVPEGWLRWSETHGVEGLIDPLAGPQFDQFQTMIRAVMAGMGLALVPRCLVQDEITAGLVREPLPDADLRGGYRSDVGYWFCYPEGRTQLHALQCFKEWLLACAEPMGAQTPVSPPA, encoded by the coding sequence ATGTCATCCCTTCGCCGCCTTTCTCCACCCCTTCACCTGCTGCGGGCGTTTTCCACGGTGACGCGGTTCGGCGGGGTGTCCCGCGCGGCAGAGGCCTTGCACCTCACCCAAAGTGCGGTCAGCAAGCAGATCAAGGAGCTGGAGACCTGGGTGGGCGTGCCGCTGTTCGAGCGCAGCCGCAAGCGCCTGGCGCTGACCCCGGCCGGCGAGCGCTACGAAAAGGCGGTGCGTGGCGTGCTGGCGCAGCTGGAGGCGGCCACGCTGGAGCTGATCACCAGCGATGACGGCGGCGGTGCGCTGCACCTGTCCAGCCTGCCCACGTTTGCGGCCAAGTGGCTCATCCCGCGCCTGCCCCAGTTCCAGCAGCAGCACCCGCAAATCACGCTGCACTTTGTGCCCTATGTGCACAGCTATGACTTCACCCGGCCCGAGCTGGACTGCGCCATCCTGTTCGGCGACGGCCACTGGCCCGGCGCGCACGCCCACCACATCACGGGCAACGAGGTGGCGCTGATCGCCCCCCGCACCAAGGTGGCCGACTGGCCCATCCACACCCCACGCGATGTGGCCCGCTACATCCTGCTGCGCCATGTGACCGTGCCGGAAGGCTGGCTGCGCTGGAGTGAGACGCACGGGGTGGAAGGGCTCATCGATCCGCTGGCAGGACCGCAGTTCGACCAGTTCCAGACCATGATCCGCGCCGTGATGGCGGGCATGGGCCTGGCGCTGGTGCCGCGCTGCTTGGTGCAGGACGAAATCACGGCGGGTCTGGTGCGCGAGCCCCTGCCCGATGCCGACCTGCGCGGCGGCTACCGGAGCGATGTGGGCTACTGGTTCTGTTACCCCGAAGGCCGCACGCAGCTGCACGCGCTGCAGTGCTTCAAGGAATGGTTGCTGGCGTGCGCCGAGCCGATGGGGGCTCAGACACCCGTATCTCCGCCCGCATAG
- a CDS encoding tripartite tricarboxylate transporter substrate binding protein BugE, giving the protein MQRRHLLSALAAVSFAPGMSLAQEGKPLRIIVPFPPGGATDITARSLQESLARILKQPVVLENRGGAGGSIGMAEVARAPADGLTLGVATLSTHGVNPAVYTKLPYHPTKDFIGVTEIVKAPGVIVINPAVVPVKDFAELVKYLKANPGKVSYATPGNGTIGHMWGELFKSSTGTSMVHIPYRGAGPAINDVLAGQVAVYFDQVASSLPHVKSGKLKALAVSWPERLDVLPDVPTYAELGYKQANEPSWFGLVAPAGTPAAAADRIQQAVAQALKEPAVRERLAGQGLYPSGTTPKDFTAQIASEIDKMKRVAAYAKVVLD; this is encoded by the coding sequence ATGCAACGCCGTCATCTGCTCTCAGCGCTGGCCGCCGTATCTTTCGCTCCCGGAATGTCTTTGGCGCAAGAGGGCAAGCCCCTGCGCATCATCGTTCCGTTCCCACCCGGGGGCGCCACGGACATCACGGCCCGCAGCCTGCAAGAGTCGCTGGCGCGCATCCTCAAGCAGCCCGTGGTGCTGGAAAACCGGGGCGGCGCAGGCGGCTCCATCGGCATGGCCGAAGTCGCCCGCGCGCCGGCAGACGGCCTCACCCTGGGCGTGGCCACGCTGTCCACCCATGGCGTGAACCCCGCCGTGTACACCAAGCTGCCCTACCACCCGACCAAGGACTTCATTGGCGTGACCGAGATCGTCAAGGCCCCGGGCGTCATCGTGATCAACCCGGCCGTGGTGCCCGTCAAGGACTTTGCGGAGCTGGTGAAATACCTCAAGGCCAACCCCGGCAAGGTGTCCTACGCCACCCCCGGCAACGGCACCATCGGCCACATGTGGGGCGAGTTGTTCAAGAGCAGCACGGGCACCTCCATGGTGCACATCCCCTACCGTGGTGCAGGCCCGGCCATCAACGACGTGCTCGCGGGCCAGGTGGCGGTGTACTTCGACCAGGTGGCTTCGTCGCTCCCGCACGTCAAATCGGGCAAGCTCAAGGCGCTGGCGGTGTCGTGGCCCGAACGCCTGGACGTGCTGCCCGATGTGCCCACCTACGCAGAGCTGGGCTACAAGCAAGCCAACGAGCCTTCATGGTTTGGCCTGGTGGCCCCGGCGGGCACGCCTGCTGCGGCCGCAGACCGCATCCAGCAGGCCGTCGCCCAGGCCCTGAAGGAGCCCGCTGTGCGCGAGCGACTGGCAGGCCAGGGCCTCTACCCCTCGGGCACCACACCCAAGGATTTCACGGCCCAGATCGCCAGCGAGATCGACAAGATGAAGCGCGTGGCGGCCTACGCCAAGGTGGTGCTCGACTGA
- a CDS encoding N-formylglutamate amidohydrolase, with translation MHAALKLIHHRFQQAQPGVTGSPGLATQPSTATVTAVPGSTPLVLDSPHSGTRYPDDFGSALDLATLRRAEDTHVEKIYAFAPALGVAWVEAHFPRIYLDANRDTTELDTSLLNGDWPDPISTDSKVLSKVRLGKGLIWKFTDQGEPIYQRPLTVAEVRARIDRCWRPYHAAVAQAIDAAHARHGYSIHLNCHSMPAVAGRFATEFPGLEHADFVIGDRDGTTASPALSALICEHLRACGYSVEYNHPYKGVELVRRYGNPAQHRHSIQVEINRKLYMDETTLAQHPEGMARLQADLQALVHKLLAHDPR, from the coding sequence ATGCATGCAGCCTTGAAACTGATCCACCACCGCTTCCAGCAAGCCCAGCCCGGCGTCACCGGCTCCCCGGGGCTTGCCACTCAACCCTCCACCGCCACTGTCACTGCGGTGCCCGGCAGCACCCCGCTGGTGCTCGACTCTCCCCACAGCGGCACCCGGTACCCCGACGACTTTGGCTCCGCCCTCGACCTGGCTACGCTGCGCCGGGCCGAAGACACGCACGTCGAGAAGATCTACGCCTTTGCCCCCGCGCTCGGCGTGGCCTGGGTCGAGGCCCACTTCCCCCGCATCTACCTGGACGCCAACCGCGATACCACCGAGCTGGACACCAGCTTGCTCAACGGGGACTGGCCCGATCCCATCTCCACTGACTCCAAGGTGCTCAGCAAGGTGCGCCTGGGCAAGGGGCTGATCTGGAAGTTCACCGACCAGGGCGAGCCCATCTACCAGCGCCCGCTCACGGTGGCCGAGGTGCGCGCGCGCATCGACCGCTGCTGGCGCCCCTACCACGCCGCCGTGGCCCAGGCCATTGACGCCGCCCATGCGCGCCATGGCTACAGCATCCACCTCAACTGCCACTCCATGCCCGCCGTGGCCGGGCGCTTTGCCACCGAGTTTCCGGGGCTGGAGCATGCCGACTTTGTGATCGGCGACCGCGACGGCACCACGGCCAGCCCGGCGCTGTCGGCGTTGATCTGCGAGCACCTGCGCGCGTGCGGCTACAGCGTCGAATACAACCACCCCTACAAGGGCGTGGAGCTGGTGCGCCGGTACGGCAACCCCGCGCAGCACCGCCACAGCATCCAGGTCGAGATCAACCGCAAGCTCTACATGGACGAGACCACACTCGCCCAGCACCCCGAGGGCATGGCCCGCCTACAGGCCGACCTGCAAGCCCTGGTGCACAAGCTGCTGGCGCACGACCCGCGCTGA
- a CDS encoding response regulator transcription factor has translation MRILIAEDDQVLADGLLRTLRASGAVVDHVASGSEADAALMTNNEFDLLILDLGLPKMHGLEVLKKLRGRGSALPVLILTAADSVEERVKGLDFGADDYMAKPFSLQELEARVRALTRRGMGGTSSAIKHGPLVYDQAGRVATIDGKMIELSARELGLLEVLLQRAGRLVSKEQLVERLCEWGEEVSNNAIEVYIHRLRKKIEGGPIRIATVRGLGYCLEKIPS, from the coding sequence ATGCGCATCCTCATTGCCGAAGACGACCAGGTGCTGGCCGATGGCCTGCTGCGCACGCTGCGGGCCTCGGGCGCCGTGGTGGACCATGTCGCCAGCGGCAGCGAGGCCGACGCGGCGCTGATGACCAACAACGAGTTCGATCTGCTCATCCTGGACCTGGGCCTGCCCAAGATGCATGGGCTGGAAGTGCTCAAAAAACTGCGCGGCCGGGGCTCCGCCCTGCCAGTGCTCATCCTCACCGCCGCCGACAGCGTGGAAGAGCGCGTGAAGGGCCTGGACTTTGGCGCCGACGACTACATGGCCAAGCCCTTCAGCCTGCAGGAGCTGGAAGCCCGCGTGCGCGCCCTCACGCGCCGGGGCATGGGCGGCACCAGCAGCGCCATCAAGCACGGCCCGCTGGTGTACGACCAGGCCGGCCGCGTGGCCACCATCGACGGCAAGATGATCGAGCTGTCGGCCCGCGAGCTGGGCCTGCTGGAGGTGCTGCTGCAACGCGCCGGCCGCCTGGTGAGCAAGGAGCAGCTGGTGGAGCGCCTGTGCGAATGGGGCGAAGAGGTGAGCAACAACGCCATCGAGGTCTACATCCACCGCCTGCGCAAAAAAATCGAGGGCGGGCCCATCCGCATCGCCACCGTGCGCGGCCTGGGCTACTGCCTTGAGAAGATCCCCAGTTAA
- a CDS encoding sensor histidine kinase — MKIFQREQRSLFGEILDWMLTPLLLLWPVSLALTWLVAQGLANKPFDRALEYNAHALAQLVSVVGDKAQFNLPQPASEILRADDSDIVYYQVIGPGGEFLSGERELPEPPSDEVPMSGEVRLRDAEMRGIDIRVAYIWVRLPLKDTPVALVQVAETREKRSVLATEIIKGVMLPQFVILPLAVLLVWLALARGIQPLNQLEQRIRARNPDDLSPLDDRTVPLEVAPLVSSVNDLLTRLNDSLATQKRFLADAAHQLKTPLAGLRMQADLAQREGTSTEELKRSLQQIGRSSIRATHTVNQLLALARAEGSGVGIARQPCDLARLVIEVVRDSVPRALDKHIDLGYDGAEPGSPGVLIDGNPTLLKELVRNLVDNAINYTPSTPDKPGVVTARVLADTFGHVLLLQVEDSGPGVPEAERELVFQPFYRALGSEADGSGLGLPIVLEIASKHDAEVMLEDARPGQNPPGARFSVRFAARDVVAGS; from the coding sequence GTGAAGATCTTCCAGCGCGAGCAGCGCTCCCTGTTCGGCGAAATCCTCGACTGGATGCTCACGCCGCTGCTGCTGCTGTGGCCGGTGAGCCTGGCACTGACCTGGCTGGTGGCGCAGGGCCTGGCCAACAAGCCGTTTGACCGCGCGCTGGAATACAACGCCCACGCCCTCGCCCAGCTCGTGAGCGTGGTGGGCGACAAGGCCCAGTTCAACCTGCCCCAGCCCGCCAGCGAGATCCTGCGCGCCGACGACTCCGACATCGTGTACTACCAGGTCATCGGCCCGGGCGGCGAGTTCCTCTCGGGCGAGCGCGAACTGCCCGAGCCCCCCAGCGACGAGGTGCCCATGTCCGGCGAGGTGCGGCTGCGCGATGCGGAGATGCGCGGCATTGACATCCGTGTGGCCTACATCTGGGTGCGCCTGCCGCTGAAAGACACGCCGGTGGCGCTGGTCCAGGTGGCCGAAACGCGCGAAAAGCGCAGCGTGCTGGCGACCGAAATCATCAAGGGCGTGATGCTGCCGCAGTTCGTCATCCTGCCGCTGGCGGTGCTGCTGGTCTGGCTGGCGCTCGCGCGGGGCATCCAGCCGCTCAACCAGCTGGAGCAGCGCATCCGCGCGCGCAACCCCGACGACCTCTCGCCCCTGGACGACCGCACCGTGCCACTCGAAGTCGCGCCGCTGGTGTCGTCCGTGAACGACTTGCTCACGCGCCTGAACGATTCACTGGCCACCCAAAAGCGCTTTCTGGCCGATGCCGCCCACCAGCTCAAGACCCCGCTGGCGGGCCTGCGCATGCAGGCCGACCTGGCCCAGCGCGAAGGCACCAGCACCGAAGAGCTCAAGCGCTCGCTGCAGCAGATCGGCCGCTCCAGCATCCGCGCCACGCACACCGTCAACCAGCTGCTGGCGCTGGCCCGGGCAGAGGGCAGCGGCGTGGGCATTGCCCGCCAGCCCTGCGACCTGGCACGCCTGGTGATCGAGGTGGTGCGCGACTCGGTGCCCCGCGCGCTCGACAAGCACATCGACCTGGGCTACGACGGCGCCGAGCCGGGATCTCCGGGCGTGCTGATCGACGGCAACCCCACGCTGCTCAAGGAGCTGGTGCGCAACCTGGTGGACAACGCCATCAACTACACCCCCTCCACGCCCGACAAGCCCGGCGTGGTCACCGCCCGCGTGCTGGCCGACACCTTCGGCCATGTGCTGCTGCTGCAGGTCGAAGACTCCGGCCCCGGCGTGCCCGAGGCCGAGCGCGAGCTGGTGTTCCAGCCGTTCTACCGCGCCCTGGGCAGCGAGGCCGATGGCTCCGGCCTGGGCCTGCCCATCGTGCTGGAGATTGCCAGCAAGCACGATGCCGAAGTCATGCTCGAGGACGCGCGCCCCGGCCAGAACCCGCCGGGCGCGCGCTTCAGCGTGCGTTTTGCAGCGCGGGACGTGGTGGCTGGCAGCTGA
- a CDS encoding SPOR domain-containing protein: MLRLAVIALLLANAGYYAWSQGLLRPLGYAPQEQSEPQRMNQQIKPETLQILKVNPSKTSSAGPSTTPTPPSLATAANDSPPSSPSPSAPADAAECLQAGVFDDRQAEALRTAAAGLPQGSWVLEPTPVPGRWMVYMGRFDDAETLDRKRAELRARKVDHDRAGGTLELGLSLGRFASKEAAERELTNLGNKGVRTARVIQERAESSGFTLRLPAVNDALRAQLDVLRTAMAGKTLRTCA, encoded by the coding sequence ATGCTCCGTCTTGCCGTGATCGCGCTGCTGCTGGCCAACGCGGGGTACTACGCGTGGTCGCAAGGGCTGCTGAGGCCGTTGGGCTACGCGCCGCAAGAGCAGTCCGAGCCCCAGCGCATGAACCAGCAGATCAAGCCCGAGACGCTGCAGATCCTGAAGGTCAACCCCAGCAAGACCTCCTCCGCGGGGCCCTCCACGACCCCCACCCCCCCATCCCTGGCCACCGCCGCCAACGACTCCCCCCCCTCTTCTCCCTCCCCCTCTGCCCCGGCAGACGCTGCCGAGTGTCTGCAGGCCGGGGTGTTTGACGACCGCCAGGCCGAGGCGCTGCGTACGGCCGCCGCCGGCTTGCCCCAGGGCAGCTGGGTGCTGGAGCCCACGCCCGTGCCGGGCCGCTGGATGGTCTACATGGGGCGGTTTGACGATGCCGAAACGCTGGACCGCAAGCGCGCCGAGCTGCGCGCCCGCAAGGTGGACCACGACCGTGCCGGCGGCACGCTGGAGCTGGGCCTGTCGCTCGGCCGCTTTGCCTCGAAGGAGGCGGCCGAGCGCGAGCTGACCAACCTGGGCAACAAGGGCGTGCGCACGGCCCGCGTGATCCAGGAGCGCGCCGAATCCTCCGGCTTTACGCTGCGCCTGCCCGCCGTGAACGACGCGCTGCGCGCGCAACTGGATGTGCTGCGCACGGCCATGGCGGGCAAGACGCTGCGTACCTGCGCCTGA
- a CDS encoding biotin--[acetyl-CoA-carboxylase] ligase, with protein MSATSPIRWPAEAIWEAVSPLLPGFTVEVLPTIDSTNTELMRRARNGQCEPTLLVAEQQTAGRGRLGRVWQSDVGSSLMMSLGLPLAPQDWSGLSLAVGVSVAESLQPTLPPLGANQPARVGLKWPNDLWLGGAAGDRKLGGILVETASFVAPQAATAHAQASTARYVVVGIGINVLPRSPEGMSMPPGSLQDVEPGLDAPTALLRIVPPLVAMLQSFAGYGFAPMQPRFAARDVLQGRAVTLSDGHTGTAHGVGDDGALLVHTAGGMQAITSSEISVRPAAVPPV; from the coding sequence GTGAGCGCCACATCCCCGATCCGCTGGCCCGCCGAGGCCATCTGGGAGGCGGTGTCACCGCTGCTGCCGGGCTTCACCGTCGAGGTGCTGCCCACCATCGACTCCACCAATACCGAGCTGATGCGCCGTGCGCGCAACGGGCAGTGCGAGCCCACCCTGCTGGTGGCCGAGCAGCAGACCGCCGGACGCGGGCGGCTGGGGCGGGTATGGCAAAGCGATGTGGGGTCTTCTCTGATGATGTCGCTGGGTCTGCCGCTGGCGCCCCAGGATTGGTCCGGCCTGTCGCTGGCGGTGGGGGTGAGCGTGGCCGAAAGCCTGCAGCCCACGCTGCCGCCGCTGGGTGCCAACCAGCCTGCGCGTGTGGGGCTCAAGTGGCCCAATGACCTCTGGCTGGGCGGCGCTGCGGGCGACCGCAAGTTGGGCGGCATCCTGGTGGAGACCGCCAGTTTTGTCGCGCCCCAGGCGGCAACTGCACACGCCCAGGCCAGCACTGCGCGCTATGTGGTGGTGGGCATCGGTATCAACGTGCTGCCCCGCAGCCCCGAGGGCATGAGCATGCCGCCCGGCAGCCTGCAGGATGTGGAGCCGGGCCTGGACGCGCCCACCGCGCTGCTGCGCATCGTGCCGCCGCTGGTGGCCATGCTGCAGTCGTTTGCGGGCTATGGGTTTGCGCCCATGCAGCCCCGCTTTGCAGCCCGCGACGTACTGCAGGGCCGCGCCGTGACGCTGAGCGACGGCCACACGGGCACCGCGCATGGCGTGGGCGACGATGGGGCGCTGCTGGTGCACACGGCGGGCGGTATGCAGGCCATCACCAGTTCCGAGATCAGCGTCCGGCCGGCGGCAGTGCCACCGGTGTGA
- a CDS encoding SET domain-containing protein, giving the protein MPRTAPPATPTAAQGRRIQTRRSGVHGKGVFAVQDIAEGEVLVEYTGEVIGWQEAQDRHPHDPLQPNHTFYFHVDEDHVIDAKFGGNSSRWINHSCNPNCYADEQGKRIFITALRNIKAGEELNYDYGLIIEERYTPKLKAEYPCWCGSPNCRGTLLAPKRGWAPPVPLPPSKPSSTKAKKAAKAPQKAKPRGRSQ; this is encoded by the coding sequence ATGCCCCGCACAGCACCGCCTGCAACCCCGACCGCCGCCCAGGGCCGCCGCATCCAGACCCGGCGCTCGGGTGTGCACGGCAAGGGCGTTTTTGCCGTGCAGGATATTGCAGAGGGCGAAGTCCTTGTCGAATACACGGGCGAAGTGATCGGCTGGCAGGAGGCGCAGGACCGGCACCCGCACGACCCCCTGCAGCCCAACCACACGTTCTACTTCCATGTGGATGAAGACCACGTGATCGACGCAAAGTTCGGCGGCAACTCCTCGCGCTGGATCAACCACAGTTGCAACCCCAACTGCTACGCCGACGAGCAAGGCAAGCGCATCTTCATCACGGCGCTGCGCAACATCAAGGCCGGCGAAGAGCTGAACTACGACTACGGCCTGATCATCGAAGAGCGCTACACCCCGAAGCTCAAGGCCGAATACCCCTGCTGGTGCGGCAGCCCCAACTGCCGGGGCACGCTGCTGGCGCCCAAGCGTGGCTGGGCACCGCCGGTGCCGCTGCCCCCGTCCAAGCCGTCTTCCACCAAGGCCAAGAAGGCCGCCAAGGCTCCCCAGAAGGCCAAGCCGCGAGGCCGCAGCCAGTGA
- a CDS encoding DNA topoisomerase III encodes MTKTLVIAEKPSVAQDIVRALTPVAGKFEKHEDHFENDRYVVTSAVGHLVEIQAPEQFDVKRGKWSFAHLPVIPPFFDLKPVDKTKSRLNAVVKQAKRKDVTDLINACDAGREGELIFRLIEQYAGGSKPLGKPVKRLWLQSMTPQAIRDGFDALRSEQQMAGLASAARSRSEADWLVGINGTRAMTAFNSRDGGFFLTTVGRVQTPTLSLVVEREEKIRKFISRDYWEIHATFGAQAGEYPAKWFDPKWKKGEDVEARADRVWSAAEAQAIANAVRGKQATVTEESKPTTQASPLLFDLTSLQREANGKFGFSAKTTLALAQSLYERHKALTYPRTDSRALPEDYLPVAKQTFEMLADSGMRHLAPHALTALNNNYVRPSKRIFDNSKVSDHFAIIPTLQAPSGLSEAEQKLYDLVVRRFMAVFFPSAEYTVTTRISTVAPHSFKTEGKVLVKPGWLAIYGKEAADEVEGGKDGDKGQNLVPVQPGEMVNTLQVDPKGLKTKPPARYSEATLLGAMESAGKQIDDDELREAMQEKGLGTPATRAAIIEGLLTEKYMLREGREIIPTAKAFQLMTLLRGLEVEELCRADLTGEWEYKLSQMEKGQLSREAFMAEIAAMTERMVKKAKEYDRDTIPGDYATLESPCPNCGGVVKENYRRFACVGKPGAEPCGFSFGKSPAGRTFETAEANALLRDKKIGPLEGFRSKAGWPFTSEIVIKYDDEAHNYKLEFDFGDDKKGEESGEIVEFEDAALGACPICGSEVHEHGSNYVCSKAVPTAAQPTPSCTFKSGKIILQQPVEREQMTKLLETGKTDLLDKFVSMRTRRNFKAHLAWDKEAGKVNFEFAPSKFPPRPGAAAKTIATKAKATSATAKKAPTKKAATKTTAAKAPRKAAAGKAPSAALAAVIGAEPVARPEAVKKMWEYIKAHNLQDPKDKRTIVADDKLRAVFGKDSAGMFELAGILGNHLGGE; translated from the coding sequence ATGACCAAGACCCTGGTAATTGCAGAAAAACCCTCGGTGGCGCAAGACATCGTGCGCGCACTGACGCCCGTAGCGGGCAAGTTCGAGAAGCACGAAGACCACTTCGAGAACGACCGCTATGTAGTCACCAGCGCCGTGGGCCACCTGGTGGAGATCCAGGCGCCCGAGCAGTTCGACGTGAAACGCGGCAAGTGGAGCTTTGCGCACCTGCCCGTGATCCCGCCGTTTTTTGACCTCAAGCCCGTGGACAAGACCAAGAGCCGCCTGAATGCGGTGGTCAAGCAGGCCAAGCGCAAGGACGTGACCGACCTCATCAACGCCTGTGACGCGGGCCGCGAGGGTGAGCTGATCTTCCGCCTCATCGAGCAGTACGCCGGTGGCAGCAAACCGCTGGGAAAACCCGTCAAGCGCCTGTGGCTGCAGTCCATGACACCCCAGGCCATCCGCGATGGCTTTGACGCGCTGCGCAGCGAGCAGCAGATGGCGGGCCTGGCCAGTGCGGCCCGCAGCCGTTCTGAAGCCGACTGGCTGGTGGGCATCAACGGCACCCGCGCCATGACGGCGTTCAACTCGCGCGATGGAGGCTTCTTCTTGACCACCGTGGGCCGGGTGCAGACCCCCACGCTGTCGCTGGTGGTGGAGCGCGAAGAAAAGATCCGCAAGTTCATCAGCCGCGACTACTGGGAAATCCACGCCACCTTTGGCGCCCAGGCCGGTGAATACCCCGCCAAGTGGTTCGACCCCAAGTGGAAAAAAGGCGAGGACGTGGAAGCCCGCGCCGACCGCGTGTGGTCCGCTGCCGAAGCCCAGGCGATCGCCAACGCCGTGCGCGGCAAGCAGGCCACGGTCACCGAAGAGAGCAAGCCCACCACCCAGGCATCTCCCCTGCTGTTCGACCTGACCAGCCTGCAGCGCGAGGCCAACGGCAAGTTCGGGTTCAGCGCCAAGACCACGCTGGCCCTGGCGCAAAGCCTGTACGAACGCCACAAGGCCCTGACCTACCCGCGTACCGACTCGCGCGCGCTGCCCGAAGACTATTTGCCCGTGGCCAAGCAAACGTTTGAAATGCTGGCCGACAGCGGCATGCGCCACCTGGCGCCCCACGCGCTCACCGCGCTGAACAACAACTACGTGCGCCCGTCCAAGCGCATCTTCGATAACAGCAAGGTGAGTGATCACTTTGCCATCATCCCCACGCTGCAGGCGCCGAGCGGCCTGTCTGAAGCCGAACAGAAGCTGTACGACCTGGTAGTGCGCCGCTTCATGGCCGTGTTCTTCCCCAGCGCTGAATACACCGTGACCACCCGCATCAGCACCGTGGCACCCCACAGCTTCAAGACCGAAGGCAAGGTGCTGGTCAAGCCGGGCTGGCTGGCCATCTACGGCAAGGAAGCGGCCGACGAAGTGGAAGGCGGCAAGGACGGCGACAAGGGCCAGAACCTGGTGCCGGTCCAACCCGGCGAAATGGTCAACACCCTGCAGGTAGACCCCAAGGGCCTCAAGACCAAGCCGCCCGCTCGCTACTCCGAAGCCACGCTGCTCGGCGCCATGGAAAGCGCGGGCAAGCAGATCGACGACGACGAGCTGCGCGAGGCCATGCAGGAAAAAGGTCTGGGCACCCCAGCCACGCGCGCGGCCATCATCGAAGGTTTGCTGACCGAAAAGTACATGCTGCGCGAAGGCCGCGAAATCATCCCCACCGCCAAGGCCTTCCAGCTCATGACGCTGCTGCGCGGGCTGGAGGTGGAAGAGCTCTGCCGCGCCGACCTGACCGGCGAGTGGGAGTACAAGCTCTCGCAGATGGAAAAAGGCCAGCTCAGCCGCGAAGCCTTCATGGCCGAGATCGCTGCCATGACCGAGCGCATGGTCAAGAAGGCCAAGGAATACGACCGCGACACCATTCCGGGTGACTACGCCACGCTCGAATCGCCCTGCCCCAACTGCGGCGGCGTGGTCAAAGAGAACTACCGCCGCTTTGCCTGCGTGGGCAAGCCGGGCGCAGAACCGTGCGGCTTCAGCTTTGGCAAATCGCCCGCAGGCCGCACCTTTGAAACCGCCGAGGCCAACGCCCTGCTGCGCGACAAGAAGATCGGCCCGCTGGAAGGCTTCCGCTCCAAGGCAGGCTGGCCCTTCACGTCCGAGATCGTCATCAAGTACGACGACGAGGCGCATAACTACAAGCTCGAATTCGACTTCGGCGACGACAAGAAGGGCGAAGAGTCCGGCGAGATCGTGGAGTTTGAAGACGCCGCGCTGGGCGCCTGCCCGATCTGCGGATCGGAAGTGCATGAGCACGGCAGCAACTACGTGTGCAGCAAGGCCGTGCCCACTGCCGCGCAGCCCACGCCCAGCTGCACCTTCAAGAGCGGCAAGATCATCCTGCAGCAGCCGGTGGAGCGCGAGCAGATGACCAAGTTGCTGGAGACCGGCAAGACCGACCTGCTCGACAAGTTTGTGAGCATGCGCACGCGCCGCAACTTCAAGGCCCACCTGGCGTGGGACAAGGAGGCGGGCAAGGTCAACTTTGAATTTGCGCCATCCAAGTTCCCGCCACGCCCAGGGGCCGCTGCAAAAACAATAGCAACCAAGGCAAAAGCCACTAGCGCTACTGCCAAAAAAGCCCCGACAAAGAAGGCCGCAACCAAAACCACGGCCGCCAAAGCGCCGCGCAAGGCCGCCGCAGGCAAGGCGCCCAGCGCCGCCCTGGCCGCCGTGATCGGCGCCGAGCCGGTGGCCCGCCCCGAGGCCGTGAAGAAAATGTGGGAATACATCAAGGCCCACAACCTGCAAGACCCCAAGGACAAGCGCACCATCGTCGCCGACGACAAGCTGCGCGCCGTGTTCGGCAAGGACAGCGCGGGCATGTTCGAGCTGGCGGGCATTCTGGGCAACCACCTGGGCGGCGAATGA
- a CDS encoding DUF4124 domain-containing protein, whose product MRSRTERTVLTAIAVVLVAAAAAAWWTRDAWLPHAGPWSEQMWKKITRPGPDTLPPDKRPAQAQPARNGASTPAAPQPRKCVKDGRTTYTDQPCPKGTQELPVDGAVTSLPP is encoded by the coding sequence ATGCGCAGCCGCACTGAACGCACCGTCCTCACCGCCATCGCGGTGGTGCTGGTGGCGGCGGCCGCCGCTGCGTGGTGGACGCGCGATGCCTGGCTGCCGCACGCAGGGCCGTGGTCCGAACAGATGTGGAAAAAGATCACCCGCCCGGGCCCCGACACCCTGCCGCCTGACAAGCGGCCCGCCCAGGCGCAGCCCGCGCGCAACGGAGCCTCAACCCCCGCTGCACCGCAACCGCGCAAGTGTGTGAAAGACGGCCGCACTACCTACACCGACCAGCCCTGTCCCAAGGGCACGCAAGAGCTGCCGGTGGATGGCGCGGTGACTTCGCTCCCGCCCTGA